A region of the Anolis sagrei isolate rAnoSag1 chromosome 4, rAnoSag1.mat, whole genome shotgun sequence genome:
tgcgtcatgagtaccttaaaaacaaaagaaccaataaacgaaatcacaccaaatttggcaacaaaatgtctcacaacacaaggagtgaccatcactcaaaaattatgattttgtcatttgggagttgtagttgttgggatttatagttcacctataatcaaagagcattctgaactccaccaacaatggaattgaaccaaacttggtgcacagaactcccaagaccaacagaaaatactggaagggtttggtggggattgaccttgagttttggagttgtagttcacctaaatcaagagagcactgcggaatcaaacaatgaaagatctagaccaaacttggcacgaatgctccatatgctcaaatataaacacagatggcgttggggggggggggggggagggatagaccttgacatttgggagttgtagttacttggatttatagttcacctgcaatcagagcattttgaaccccagcagtgatacaattgggccacacttcccacacagaacccccatgaccaacagaaaatactgttgtctttagtaacccttctgacaccccctcatgacctccccaggggtcccaacccccaggttgtaaTAGAGGAAAAAGGACACTGTAATAGAGGATAACATCagaatcactagactgggccacagcaacgtgtggcagagcATGGCTAGTTACCACTAAAATGGATTACTTTCTAATTGAGAAAATAAAATCTGTAgagaacaatgtattgtcgaaggctttcatggcgggaatcaataggttcttgtgggttttttcgggctatatggccatgttctagaggcatttctcctgacgtttcgcctgcatctatggcaagcatcctcagagggagtgaggtctgttggaactggggcaatgggtttatgtatctgtggaatggctggggtggggccaagagctcttctctgctggagccaggtgtgaatgtttcaactgaccaccttcattagcatttgaaggcctggctgagcctgggaaaatcttttgttgagaggtgttaagctgtgcttggttgtttcctctctgctgttttgctgttgtaattttagagttttttaatactgggagccattGTAGAGAACAATGTTTGTCATGACCACCATGAGGAGCTATAGAGGAAATGACCCAAGAATAGCTTATACAGTAAAGGCTAAATGAAACTTAcctatattatgatattataatatatatatactgaaAATGTTATAAGGGCTTGTTTTAACCTCTGTTTTGCTAGTTAAACTGAATTATTGTGCCACAAAAGGCTGCAAGCCTAAAAAGAGTGTTGCCAACATGAGAAGTCTGGAAAGCTCTGCCTTGGAGAGTCCCTATGGGGTTAAATACCACTGTTCTCTCCAATGTAAATTCTATGTATATGTAGATTTGATCTCTCagagaagctctttccgcatGCCATGTGTTTATAGGTTTTCTCCCCAGTGTTCTCCTCCATGTTGATGTTTATGTAGATTTCTactgtgagtgaagctctttccacactcaaggCATGTACAAGGTTTCTacccagtgtgagtccttcgaTGACTATTCAGACTTGAACAACACGTGAAGCTCTGAttgcactccaggcatttatagggtgtCTCCCCAGCATGAGTCCGCTGATGATGCTTAAGTAGAACTCCACtccgagcaaagctctgtccacactccatgcatttatagggtttctccccagagtgagtcctttgatgcctaTGTAGAACTCCACTTTGAGCAAAGctatttccacactccaggcatttatagggtttctcgccagtatgaatcctttgatgtgaacgtagacctgaactatcagtgaagctctgtccacactccaggcacttatagggtttctctccagtgtgagtcctttgatgtgactTTAGATGTCCCCTCAGAGTAAaggtctgtccacactccaggcatttatagggtttctccccagtgtgaattctttgatgtaaACGTAGCTTTCCAGTAAAAGAGAAGCTCCGTCCACACTCGAGGCatgtgtagggtttctccccagtgtgagtcctttgatgtaaacgtaGATTTCCTATAAGAGAGAAGCTCCGTCCACACtcgaggcatgtatagggtttctccccagtgtgtgtcctttgatgCGAACGTAAAATTGTATtacgagtgaagctctttccacactccaggcatgtataaggtttcaccccagtgtgaattctttgatgtctACGTATACCTGTATgatcagtgaagctctgtccacactccaggcatgtatagggtttcacTCCAGTGTGAGTCCACTGATGGTAACGCAATCCTGTACTTgtagcaaagctctgtccacactccaggcatttatagggtttctccccagtgtgagtcctttgatgcaggCGTAAACTTGAATTATCaacgaagctctttccacattccaggcatgtatagggtttcttccCAGCATGAGTCCTTTGATGCTTACGTAAACCTGAATTAttaatgaagctctttccacattccaggcatttataaggtttctccccactATGAATCTTTTGATGTGACCATAGACCTGAACCGTcggtgaagctctgtccacactccaggcatgtatagggtttctccccagtgtgaatcctttgatgtgaatataAATTTGAAtggtgagtgaagctctttccacactccaggcatttatagggtttctccccagtgtgagtcctttgatgtgaatttaGGTGTGCCCTCTGAGTGAAGCTCcgtccacactcctggcattcaaaaggtttctccccagtatgaatcctttgatgggaccgtagaTGTCCAATCTCAGCGAAGCtccgtccacactccaggcacgtaaagggtttttccccagtgtgagtcctgtgATGCGATCGTAAACCTGAAGGACGAGAGaacctctttccacactccaggcatgtatagggtttctccccagtgtgagttgttTGATGTAAACGTAAACCTCTCCTGctagtgaagctctttccacactccaagcattttgatgttttatcctgcATGTCAAGAGTGATATGGGTGTTTAATTACAAAACAGATATTTGACTCTTCTTCTTAAATTTCTTATCTGGAGGTAAGGTCAAGATTTCAGCAAGAATATCACCAGAGGATTATGTCTTCTTATAGTATTGGTTTCCTTACTGTATCCAAGAGGTGGCTCCACAAAATCCTTATTTCCCTGGTGAAAAAAGAAGCAAGGGATTAAGAATGAAAGCCAGAAACCTTATTtacctccaacccccccccccccccccccacttatcaTTCATGGGCCATGTTGAAAATGGGAATACCAAGTAATGTAGGCATCAGGGTCTCAAGCACATACATAAAAACCAGTAAATACAAACATGGATTCTCAAAAAAGGGAATGAAtccagagagaaggaagaaaagaagggatggagtggggggagagagaaaagaatgaatgttagaagaggaagaaaggggaactGCTTCCAATTCTGAAACATCACGTTGATTTCATTGGGTCGATCCCAAAAGTGGCTAAAGgaatggaaggcaggcaggcaggaaggaacaatggggttgcggtgagtttttcgagctgtatagcCACATTCCAGCAGCAGAAGGCCTGTCTCCACTCTTCCGCCTACTTCTTTTTCAtctctatctcatcctgagttttattattttaatttacacATCTGGCCCGCCCTTGGGATTGATTTTACACTGTATTTAGTTTGTGCTGTTTTATTCTTATgttatattcttatgtttttattgatttaattgtATTGCTGCATTTTGTTGTTGATCCAGCTTGAtccagtggatcaagctgatcacagaggtcgacatgggcaggagcagccagaaggcgtggaagctgctgagacggttgagcaacgacccctcacaaacccatacccatgccaacataaaggcagatcagacagcacaccaactcttgaagaacgggaaacccaaccttgccaccaaagtaggaaagaaaccaatagccaggcaaccagagattgagaacaacaacctccatgaaccctttacatctactgaattggacatggctctcaacaaatgtaagaatggcaaagcagctggcttggatgatctacggatggaacaaatcaagaactttggtcccaaagcaaggcgctggctgctggagctgatgaacaactgcactgcatcctgtcagatccccaaaatctggaggaaagcaagagtcatcgccatcttgaagccaggcaaggaccgcaatgacccaaaaagctacagaccaatctccctgctgtgccacctctacaaagtcctggagagacttattttgcatagaattacggaaaaattagacccatgtctgatcccacagcaagctggcttcaggaaaggccaaagctgcacatcgcaagtgttgaacctgacacagcacatagaagatggctttgaaaggcagcagatcacaggagctgtcttcatagacctgtccgcagcctatgatactgtgatccactgctgcctcctcctgagaaaaatgtttaATATcgcaaaggacgaccacctcacccgcctcataggaaacctgctacaaaacaggagcttttttgttgagttccagggccagagaagcagatggcggaaacagaagaacggcctgcctcaggggagcgtgcttgccccatccatgttcaacatttacacaaatggcgagccattgccagaagggacagagagcttcatctatgctgatgatcgtgccatcaccgcccaagcagggagctttgagatggtagaacagaagctttccgaacctctaggtgctcttactgcctattacagggaaaaccagctgatccccaacccatctaaaacacagacatgtgcctttcatttcaagaagcatcccgagctctgaggatcacctgggaaggaatcccactggagcactgcagcgcacccaaatatctgggagtcactctggaccgtgctctgacctacaagaagcactgcctgaacatc
Encoded here:
- the LOC132775216 gene encoding zinc finger protein 420-like — translated: MQDKTSKCLECGKSFTSRRGLRLHQTTHTGEKPYTCLECGKRFSRPSGLRSHHRTHTGEKPFTCLECGRSFAEIGHLRSHQRIHTGEKPFECQECGRSFTQRAHLNSHQRTHTGEKPYKCLECGKSFTHHSNLYSHQRIHTGEKPYTCLECGQSFTDGSGLWSHQKIHSGEKPYKCLECGKSFINNSGLRKHQRTHAGKKPYTCLECGKSFVDNSSLRLHQRTHTGEKPYKCLECGQSFATSTGLRYHQWTHTGVKPYTCLECGQSFTDHTGIRRHQRIHTGVKPYTCLECGKSFTRNTILRSHQRTHTGEKPYTCLECGRSFSLIGNLRLHQRTHTGEKPYTCLECGRSFSFTGKLRLHQRIHTGEKPYKCLECGQTFTLRGHLKSHQRTHTGEKPYKCLECGQSFTDSSGLRSHQRIHTGEKPYKCLECGNSFAQSGVLHRHQRTHSGEKPYKCMECGQSFARSGVLLKHHQRTHAGETPYKCLECNQSFTCCSSLNSHRRTHTG